In a genomic window of Wyeomyia smithii strain HCP4-BCI-WySm-NY-G18 chromosome 1, ASM2978416v1, whole genome shotgun sequence:
- the LOC129716783 gene encoding uncharacterized protein LOC129716783: MDKGDYDTRVYEMIASGPYEEYLYKNGKPKDPLNAMIEGANITRQRTAHLMGEEKLERRLLVSNPKVASLYCLPKIHKNPLAMRPISSNVSTPMEKMAAWVVNGMKHYPISHGASVKNSVDLVEQLKGVELRMGEILVSFDVKALFPSVPVPDAIQSFRGHLERSRASSIQIEAYTSIVERCMDQNFFTFRGKFYRQKRYVDDVFAIVEERHLEQTLELLNTRHPTIKFTVEQEVDKKLPFLDLIISRKPDNSLKFGIYRKPTSTDRYITSDSNHCGAQKQAAFHSMAHRLVSVPMEKDEYTIEKEKIKKAAKLNGYDEDFVEKIIRTHERKQHKREVTTLQPEKENLERISMPFYAKVTNRIKNALKRHGYHVTHKSENRLRDLLCNAKDKIPSNEKSGIYKIECQDCAAVYIGQTRRKFKVRLKEHKKAVANKRANESSVASHAISLQHNVDWDNAKILKNIRKSSQLNAWESMHIMTSEQPLMNEDDAPILSPLFHLTKLKL; the protein is encoded by the exons ATGGATAAAGGAGATTATGATACGCGTGTCTATGAGATGATTGCTTCAGGTCCGTATGAGGAATACCTGTATAAAAACGGAAAACCAAAAGATCCACTTAATGCGATGATCGAAGGTGCAAACATCACTCGCCAAAGAACTGCTCACCTAATGGGGGAAGAAAAGTTAGAAAGACGATTACTCGTATCCAACCCAAAGGTTGCTTCGTTATACTGCTTAccgaaaatacacaaaaacccGTTAGCAATGAGACCAATTTCATCAAATGTCTCCACACCGATGGAAAAAATGGCAGCGTGGGTGGTAAACGGAATGAAACATTATCCCATTTCCCATGGCGCCAGCGTGAAAAACTCGGTCGACTTGGTTGAGCAACTAAAAGGTGTAGAGTTGCGAATGGGGGAGATACTAGTGTCGTTTGATGTCAAAGCACTGTTTCCAAGCGTACCGGTACCAGATGCCATACAAAGCTTTCGTGGACATTTAGAAAGAAGCCGAGCTTCATCCATTCAAATTGAAGCCTACACATCGATAGTGGAGCGATGCATGGACCAAAATTTCTTCACCTTCAGGGGGAAATTTTACCGGCAA AAGCGGTAcgtcgatgatgtttttgccaTCGTAGAAGAACGTCATTTAGAACAAACACTAGAGCTGCTAAATACTCGACATCCGACGATCAAATTCACCGTAGAACAGGAAGTGGATAAAAAACTTCCCTTCCTAGATTTGATCATATCTAGGAAACCTGACAACTCGCTAAAATTTGGCATCTACCGGAAACCAACATCCACGGACCGGTACATCACTTCGGACTCTAACCATTGTGGAGCCCAAAAACAAGCGGCTTTTCACTCCATGGCCCATCGCCTTGTTAGTGTACCGATGGAGAAAGATGAGTACACGATAGagaaggaaaaaattaaaaaagcggCCAAGTTAAACGGATATGACGAAGATTTTGTGGAAAAAATTATCCGCACACACGAACGGAAACAACACAAACGCGAAGTCACCACTCTGCaaccagaaaaagaaaatttagagAGGATCAGCATGCCATTCTACGCAAAAGTTACAAACCGGATCAAAAACGCCCTTAAAAGGCACGGCTACCACGTAACTCACAAAAGTGAAAACAGACTACGTGATCTTTTGTGTAACGCGAAAGATAAAATTCCGTCTAATGAGAAGTCTGGAATctacaaaattgaatgccaGGATTGTGCAGCTgtgtacattggccaaacacggCGCAagttcaaagttcgtttaaaagaGCATAAGAAAGCTGTTGCCAACAAACGAGCCAACGAGTCAAGTGTGGCAAGTCATGCTATCTCCCTCCAACACAATGTCGATTGGGACAacgcgaaaattttgaaaaatattaggaaATCGTCGCAACTTAATGCATGGGAGTCGATGCATATCATGACATCGGAACAGCCGCTTATGAACGAGGATGATGCTCCCATACTATCGCCTCTCTTCCACCTCACCAAGCTGAAATTGTAA